CTTGTTTAATTTGTGCACAGTTAGGTGGGATTGCAGATTGTATTCCACAGTCTGACATAATGCCTAGTGTCATCTCTATGGTAGCCCCAAGTGCTTTGATTGGTTAGAAGTCACACACCAAAGACTGGCTGtattaagacaaaaagaaatgcacaTAATGTACCTGAAATGCTATTTCCCAGATATCAAAACACTTTATGGCAGAAGTTGAGCAGTGTGAAGGTCAAACAGGAGCATTTTAATCAATTATCTATTCTTTAAGGCAATAGGTATCCTGATAATTAGATAACCATTTGTAGCTTGTGAGAGTGCAAAGGTGTTCCTCATTAAATCTAGCGATCCAATAGCCTATATGAAGGCCCAAAATGGTGTGTTCCTTCCTGCTCAAACAATGGCGTGTCCATTCCTGCAAGAGGTTGTGGATGAAGAAGCTCTTGTGCTCAGGAGAGCCTTCAGGCAGGAGAGGGTCTTCAGGGACAGGGCAAACCCATTGGCCTTCCCTGATGACCACCTACACGAAAGATATAGGTTTTCTGCAGATGGCATCCGATATCTGTGCAGACTGCTGGGTCCCAGGATCCAACACCACACAGCACGGAGCCATGCGCTGAGTGTTGAGCAAATGGTGTGTGTGGCCTTGCGCTTCTTTGCAAGTGGGGGCTTCCTGTACTCAGTGGGGGATGCTGAAAACCTGGCCAAGGCCACAATTTGCCGTGTGGTGCGTAGTGTCTGTCTAGCCCTCAAATCACTATCAGGTGTCTTCATCTCCTTCCCTGGACACAGAAGACTCAGTGACATCAAAGAGGATTTTTATAGGATTGCAGGTAAGAGTACAAGTGTTAAGTCATAGTAGGATACTTATTGCTTTGTGTTGCAGGTTTCCCCAATGTCATTGGTGCACTTGACTGCACCCATATCAGAATAAAATCCCCCTCAGGTGCCCATGAGGCAGATTTTGTGAACAGGAAATCCTTTCACAGCATTAATGTTCAGGTGAACATGACTTTATGACATTAATGAACATTGTACATTGCTTGTGATGTGCATTGAATGGTTTAATAGTCTACATCTTATAATTTCAGATGGTCTGCAATGCTGACTACCTGATCAGCAATGTTGTGGCAAAGTGGCCTGGCTCAGTCCATGACTCACGAATCTTTCAGTCCTCTGCAGTCTATCGGCGCCTGTCACAAGGTGAGCCACATGACCTCAATTAATAACCACTTTTAAAATCAAGGCTATGTCAAGAATGTCCCTCTATTGATAAGGCTGtgatgatgacattttgtattcACAGGTGAATTCTCTGGTGTGCTGCTGGGGGACAGAGGCTATGCCTGCGAGCCTTTTTGCCTCACACCCTACGCAGACCCTCAGGAAGCACAGCAGGCATATAACGATGCCCATGCCAGGACAAGGGCTCGGATCGAGATGACCTTTGGCCTCCTGAAGGCACGCTTCCAGTGTCTGCACCATCTGAGGGTCAGTCCAGACAGAGCATGCGATATTACTGTGGCCTGTGCTGTCCTCCACAATGTGGCCTGCCTGAGGAAGGAGAGGGCCCCCAGAGTGCCATCAGATGTGGACTGGGACAATCCGGCCATCTTCCCGGATGACGACAGTGGTCGGCTGATCAGGGACCAATACGGTTGAATTATTTCAGTTAAAATGCATTCTGCACATTTAAGTTGAATATGGCCTGCAATAGCAGAGgaatttgtgttattttatattaatttggCTTATTGTgctgtgtactgtgtgtatacaggcctgacatttgttcatttgttaagTATGGATTTGTCCTGCATTTATTCCAGTGTGCAGACATGCAGGGTGTTTTATATACAGACCTTTGagaatgtgtatttattcttgTGATGAATAATATGCTTTGATTCAGTGCTTTCTATCTTGTAGAGCACTGTGTGACGTCACTTTTGAAAGGAACTGATGGATTACTTGCTTTGATTTATCCTACTCAATAAAGGAACATCATGTCATCATGTTACTGTatggtgtgtatttttttaatcatttatttacagtgtatatatatatatatatatatatatgagagaGATAGTCTAAC
This region of Epinephelus fuscoguttatus linkage group LG1, E.fuscoguttatus.final_Chr_v1 genomic DNA includes:
- the LOC125887259 gene encoding putative nuclease HARBI1, which gives rise to MACPFLQEVVDEEALVLRRAFRQERVFRDRANPLAFPDDHLHERYRFSADGIRYLCRLLGPRIQHHTARSHALSVEQMVCVALRFFASGGFLYSVGDAENLAKATICRVVRSVCLALKSLSGVFISFPGHRRLSDIKEDFYRIAGFPNVIGALDCTHIRIKSPSGAHEADFVNRKSFHSINVQMVCNADYLISNVVAKWPGSVHDSRIFQSSAVYRRLSQGEFSGVLLGDRGYACEPFCLTPYADPQEAQQAYNDAHARTRARIEMTFGLLKARFQCLHHLRVSPDRACDITVACAVLHNVACLRKERAPRVPSDVDWDNPAIFPDDDSGRLIRDQYG